The following are from one region of the Sardina pilchardus chromosome 4, fSarPil1.1, whole genome shotgun sequence genome:
- the LOC134079143 gene encoding E3 ubiquitin-protein ligase TRIM35-like: MASTSFSEDDLTCPVCCDIFKDPVVLSCSHSICKVCLQQFWETKGSRECPVCRRKSSMGHPPVSLTLRNLCESFLQERSQRASAGSEVLCSLHSEKLKLFCLEDKQPVCLVCRDSKKHTGHKFHPIDEAAPDHKEELKIKLQPLQRKLKTFEEAKVACDKTATHIKTQALNTEKQIKEEFEKLHQFLRDEEAARIAALREEEEQKSQMMKEKIEKMSREISSLSDTIRAIGEQMGADDITFLQVRAPLSVKVAQCTLQDPERVSGALINVAKHLGNLKFRVWEKMQETVQYTPVTLDPNTAKPNLILSEDLTSVRRGDERQQLPDNPERFDMWSSVLGSEGFNSGTHCWDVEVGKSTRWSLGVMVQSLQRKGDYTSMTGQWYVGYYDGKYSAHAPPHASTLLTVQQKLQRIRVQLDWDRGELSFSDPDNNTHLHTLKHTFTERVYPYFNGSGMSLRILPVQVSVRVEQPS, from the exons ATGGCATCTACCTCTTTTTCTGAAGATGACctcacctgtcctgtgtgctgtgacatcTTCAAGGACCCTGTTGTCCTCTCATGCAGTCATAGCATCTGTAAAGTCTGTCTGCAGCAGTTCTGGGAAACTAAAGGATCCAGAGAGTGTCCAGTCTGCAGGAGGAAGTCATCAATGGGACATCCTCCAGTCAGTCTGACGTTAAGGAACTTGTGTGAGTCGTTCTTACAGGAGAGAAGTCAGAGAGCTTCAGCAGGGTCTGaggtgctctgcagtctgcacagtgagaaactcaagctcttctgtctggaggataaacagcctgtgtgtctggtgtgtcgAGACTCCAAAAAACACACTGGCCACAAATTTCACCCTATTGATGAAGCAGCCCCTGACCATAAG GAGGAGCTCAAGATCAAACTGCAGCCCTTACAGAGGAAACTGAAGACCTTTGAGGAGGCTAAAGTGGCATGTGataaaacagcaacacacatcAAG ACACAGGCCctaaacacagagaagcagatcaaggaggagtttgagaagctgcaccagtttctacgagatgaagaggcagccaggatagctgcactgagggaggaagaggagcagaagagtcagatgatgaaggagaagattgagaagatgagcagagagatctcatctctttcagacacgATCAGAGCCATAGGAGAGCAGATGggagctgatgacatcacattcctgCAGGTAAGAGCTCCACTGTCTGTAAAGGT agcccagtgcacactgcaggatccagagagggtttcaggagctctgatcaatgtggcaaagcacctgggcaacctgaagttcagagtctgggagaagatgcaggagactgttcagtaca ctcctgtgactctggatcccaacactgcaaaACCCAatctcatcctgtctgaggatctgaccagtgtgagacGTGGTGATGAGAGacagcagcttcctgataacccagagagatttgatatgTGGTCCagtgtcctgggctctgagggctttaactcagggactcactgctgggatgtggaggttggaaAGAGCACACGGTGGAGTCTGGGTGTGATGGTACAGTCTctccagaggaagggagactaCACCTCCATGACTGGACAGTGGTATGTGGGGTATTATGATGGCAAATATAGTGCACATGCTCCTCCTCATGCCTCCACTctcctcacagtgcagcagaaactccagaggatcagagtgcagctggactgggacagaggagagctgtcattctctgaccctgataataacacacacctacacactctcaaacacactttcactgagagagtgtaTCCATACTTTAATGGTAGTGGGATGTCTCTAAGGATTTTACCAGTGCAGGTCTCAGTTAGAGTAGAGCAGCCCAGTTAG
- the LOC134079016 gene encoding zinc-binding protein A33-like, producing the protein MASKRVFVEEDFSCPVCCDVFKYPVIMTCSHSVCKVCLQQFWESKGHQECPICRKRFTNSSPQLNLVLKNLCEIYSQQRSQRASAGSEVLCSLHSEKLKLFCLEDKQPVCLVCRDSREHKNHNFSPVVEVICDYKKELRTQLAKLEKNMKKHKETKLTSDETAKHIKTQALTTEKQIKEEFEKLHQFLRDEEAARIAALREEEEQKSQMMKEKIEKMYRVIASLSNTITVLKEQLNADDITFLQCMLCQQEKNPFCFFVTLQNYKSTQCTRQDPERVSGALINVAKHLGNLKFRVWGKMQETVQYTPVTLDPNTAKPNLILSEDLTSVRCGDEEKHLPDNRERFDKWASVLGSEGFNSGTHCWDVEVGENTQWNVGVMTESLQRKGDISSISGLWCVGYYGAEYKARTTPQPPTLLTVQQKPQRIRVQLDWDRGELSFSDPDNNTHIHTFTHTFTERVFPYLGVGRVSPLKMLPVKVSVRVEQPS; encoded by the exons ATGGCCTCCAAGCGTGTTTTCGTCGAAGAGGATTTCTCTTGTCCTGTATGTTGTGATGTCTTCAAGTATCCTGTTATCATGACATgtagtcacagtgtgtgtaaagTCTGTCTGCAGCAGTTCTGGGAATCTAAAGGACACCAAGAATGTCCTATCTGCAGGAAAAGATTCACAAATTCAAGTCCACAACTTAACTTGGTCTTAAAGAACCTGTGTGAGATCTACTCACAACAGAGAAGTCAGAGAGCTTCAGCAGGGTCTGaggtgctctgcagtctgcacagtgagaaactcaagctcttctgtctggaggataaacagcctgtgtgtctggtgtgtcgAGACTCAAGGGAACATAAGAATCACAACTTTAGTCCTGTTGTTGAGGTCATCTGTGATTATAAG AAGGAACTGAGGACACAGTTGGCCAAGCTGGAAAAAAATATGAAGAAACATAAAGAAACTAAACTAACTAGTGATGAAACAGCGAAACACATTAAG ACACAGGCCCTAACcacagagaagcagatcaaggaggagtttgagaagcttcaccagtttctacgagatgaagaggcagccaggatagctgcactgagggaggaagaggagcaaaagagtcagatgatgaaggagaagattgagaagatgtACAGGGTGATCGCATCTCTCTCAAATACAATCACTGTTCTAAAAGAGCAGCTAAatgctgatgacatcacattcttgCAG TGCATGTTGTGTCAGCAAGAAAAAAACCCATTCTGTTTCTTTGTTACTCtccagaactacaagagcaca cagtgcacacggcaggatccagagagggtttcaggagctctgatcaatgtggcaaagcacctgggcaacctgaagttcagagtctgggggaagatgcaggagactgtTCAATACA ctcctgtgactctggatcccaacactgcaaaACCCAatctcatcctgtctgaggatctgaccagtgtgagatGTGGTGATGAGGAGAAGCATCTTCCTGATAACCGAGAGAGGTTTGATAAGTGGGCCagtgtcctgggctctgagggctttaactcagggactcactgctgggatgtggaggttggagagaacacacagtggaatgtgggtgtgatgacagagtctctccagaggaagggagacatATCCTCCATCAGTggactgtggtgtgtggggtATTATGGTGCTGAATATAAAGCACGCACTACTCCTCAGCCCCCCACTctcctcacagtgcagcagaaaccccagaggatcagagtgcagctggactgggacaggggagagctgtcattctctgaccctgataataacacacacatacacactttcacacacactttcactgagagagtgttcCCATACTTAGGTGTTGGTAGGGTGTCTCCTTTGAAGATGTTACCAGTGAAGGTCTCAGTTAGAGTAGAGCAGCCCAGTTAG
- the LOC134079017 gene encoding zinc-binding protein A33-like: MASKRLFTEEDFSCPVCCDVFKDPVIMTCSHSVCKVCLQQFWETKGHQECPICRKRFTNSSPQLNLVLKNLCETYLQQRSQRASAGSEVLCSLHSEKLKLFCLEDKQPVCLVCRDSREHKNHNFSPVVEVACDYKKELRTQLAKLEKNMKKHKETKLTSDETAKDIKTQALNTEKQIKEQFEKLHQFLRDEEAARIAALREEEEQKTKMMKEKIEKMYREIASLSNTITVLEEQLNADDITFLQQCTLQDPERVSGALINVAKHLGNLKFRVWEKMQEAVQYTPVTLDPNTAHPYLILSEDLTSVRRGDEKQQLPDIPERFDKYPCVLGSEGFNSGTHCWDVEVGENTRWTVGVMTEAAQRKGDYTSMSGLWCVGYTGAAYGARAIPHDSTVLTVQQKPQRIRVQLDWDRGELSFSDPDNNTHLHTLTHTFKERVFPYFNGGVECPLRMLPVKVSVRVEQPS; encoded by the exons ATGGCCTCAAAGCGTCTTTTCACCGAAGAGGATTTCTCTTGTCCTGTATGTTGTGATGTCTTCAAGGATCCTGTCATCATGACATgtagtcacagtgtgtgtaaagTTTGTCTGCAGCAGTTCTGGGAAACTAAAGGACACCAAGAATGTCCAATCTGCAGGAAAAGATTCACAAATTCAAGTCCACAACTGAACTTGGTTTTAAAGAACCTGTGTGAGACCTACTTACAGCAGAGAAGTCAGAGAGCTTCAGCAGGGTCTGaggtgctctgcagtctgcacagtgagaaactcaagctcttctgtctggaggataaacagcctgtgtgtctggtgtgcagAGACTCAAGGGAACATAAGAATCACAACTTTAGTCCTGTTGTTGAGGTCGCATGTGATTATAAG AAGGAACTGAGGACACAGTTGGCCAAACTGGAAAAAAATATGAAGAAGCATAAAGAAACTAAACTAACTAGTGATGAAACAGCAAAAGACATTAAG ACACAGGCCctaaacacagagaagcagatcaaggagcagtttgagaagcttcaccagtttctacgagatgaagaggcagccaggatagctgcactgagggaggaagaggagcagaagactaagatgatgaaggagaagattgagaagatgtACAGGGAGATCGCATCTCTCTCAAATACAATCACAGTCCTAGAAGAGCAGCTAAatgctgatgacatcacattcttgCAG cagtgcacactgcaggatccagagagggtttcaggagctctgatcaatgtggcaaagcacctgggcaacctgaagttcagagtctgggagaagatgcaggaggctgttcagtaca ctcccgtgactctggatcccaacactgcacacccatatctcatcctgtctgaggatctgaccagtgtgagacGAGGTGATGAGAAACAGCAGCTTCCTGATatcccagagagatttgataagTATCCCTgtgtcctgggctctgagggctttaactcagggactcactgctgggatgtggaggttggagagaacACACGGTGGACTGTGGGTGTGATGACAGAGGCGgcccagaggaagggagactaCACCTCCATGAGTggactgtggtgtgtggggtATACTGGTGCTGCATATGGAGCACGTGCTATTCCTCATGACTCCACTgtcctcacagtgcagcagaaaccccagaggatcagagtgcagctggactgggacagaggagagctgtcattctctgaccctgataataacacacacctacacactctcacacacactttcaaggagagagtgtttccatacTTTAATGGTGGTGTAGAGTGTCCTCTGAGGATGTTACCAGTGAAGGTCTCAGTTAGAGTAGAGCAGCCCAGTTAG
- the LOC134079128 gene encoding zinc-binding protein A33-like has translation MSSKPFSEEDFSCPVCCDIFKDPVLLSCSHSFCKVCLQKFWETKVSRECPVCRRRSSRERPPYNLHLKNLCEAFSQDKSQRASAGSEVLCSLHSEKLKLFCLEDKQPVCLVCQDSKTHRHHTFSPVSEAAADRKEELKIKLEPLTKKLKSFEEVKLLCDQTAAHIKTQTQHTEKQMKMEFEKLHQFLRDEEAARIAALREEEEQKSQMMKERIKKMSREISTLSATIRAIEEQMRADDVTFLQNYKSTVERVQRTLQDPERVSGALINVAKHLGNLKFRVWEKMQETVHYTPVTLDQNTASRSLILSEDLTSVRRGDKRQLLPDNPERFDEYSSVLGSEGFNSGTHCWDVEVGDNTRWSVGVITESLQRKGNYFSMSGQWSVGYNGAYAALAPPHASTVLTVQQKLQRIRVQLDWDRGELSFSDPENNTLLHTLTHTFTEKVFPYINSGEFPMTILPANVSVRVEQPS, from the exons ATGTCATCTAAACCTTTCTCAGAAGAGGATttctcctgtcctgtgtgctgtgacatcTTCAAGGATCCTGTACTGCTGTCATGTAGTCACAGCTTCTGTAAAGTCTGTCTGCAGAAGTTCTGGGAAACTAAGGTGTCTAGAGAATGTCCAGTCTGCAGGAGGAGGTCATCAAGGGAACGTCCACCATATAATCTCCATTTAAAGAACCTGTGTGAGGCTTTCTCACAGGACAAAAGTCAGAGAGCTTCAGCAGGGTCTGaggtgctctgcagtctgcacagtgagaaactcaagctcttctgtctggaggataaacagcctgtgtgtctggtttgtcaagactccaaaacacacagacaccacacctTCAGTCCCGTCAGTGAGGCTGCAGCAGATAGGAAG gAGGAGCTCAAGATCAAACTGGAGCCCCTAACAAAGAAACTGAAGAGCTTTGAAGAAGTTAAACTCCTCTGTgatcaaacagcagcacacattaAG ACTCAGAcccagcacacagagaagcagatgaagatggagtttgagaagcttcaccagtttctacgagatgaagaggcagccaggatagctgcactgagggaggaagaggagcagaagagtcagatgatgaaggagaggattaagaagatgagcagagagatctcaACTCTTTCAGCcacaatcagagccatagaagagCAGATGAGAGCTGATGATGTGACTTTTCTGCAG aactacaagagcacagtggaaag agtccagcgcacactgcaggatccagagagggtttcaggagctctgatcaatgtggcaaagcacctgggcaacctgaagttcagagtctgggagaagatgcaggagactgttcactaca ctcctgtgactctggatcaGAACACTGCAAGCCGAAgtctcatcctgtctgaggatctgaccagtgtgagacGTGGTGATAAAAGACAGCTgcttcctgataacccagagagatttgatgagtATTCCagtgtcctgggctctgagggctttaactcagggactcactgctgggatgtggaggttggcGACAACACACGGTGGAGTGTGGGTGTGATAACAGAGTCTCTCCAGAGGAAGGGAAACTATTTCTCCATGAGTGGACAGTGGAGTGTGGGGTATAATGGTGCATATGCAGCACTTGCTCCTCCTCATGCCTCCACTgtcctcacagtgcagcagaaactccagaggatcagagtgcagctggactgggacagaggagagctgtcattctctgaccctgaaaacaacacactcctacacactctcacacacactttcaccgaGAAAGTGTTTCCATACATTAACAGTGGAGAATTTCCAATGACAATCTTACCAGCGAATGTCTCAGTTAGAGTAGAGCAGCCCAGTTAG